A stretch of DNA from Henriciella sp. AS95:
TTCAGGCGTCCGGCATAGTCCTTGGCCTGCCCCATGCCGACCGTATAGCCGACGCCCGCCTTCTTGGCTTCCATCACGGCTAGCTTTTGGCCGCGATACTCAAAGACGTAATCGGCTGTCTTGGATGGCCCGCGCCGCCCGCCGCTCATGATGCGGCCGGGGCAGATGACTTCACGGCGCACCCGCGCGCCTTGCGTCGACTTCCAGCCAGAAGCCTCCAGAACCGGATCGATCCGGTTGGCACGTGTGTCGGCTTCGGTTTCTTCAGACACGTTTCATCGCCGCTCCAAGCCCGGCTTCTGCCTGCTCGGCTTCACCAAGCAGCTCTTCCCAGTTTCCCGGCGGTTGCCCTGAATCGAGCATGCGCGCAAAGACGCGGTAAGCGTCCGTCTTGCTGTCATAGGCGCGCTTTGTGCCCTCATCGTTCACCCATCCAAGAACGATAACCTTAGCCTTGGAGTTGAAACGATAAAATAGCCTGTATTGTTGGAAGAATTTTACGCGAAACCAGTGCTTGTTCTCCGCACCCAGCGTATCGCCTTGCCGAAACTCCGCTGCGGCTGGATCGGCCGGGATGTTTTCAGTCACGATCTTCTGAATTGCGGCGAGGCGCTTGGCCGTGTTCTTCTTGTGATAGCCGTTCGGGTCTTTCGCCTTCTGCTTCTCGACCGCCGACGTCAATTCAGCCAGCTGGGCAAGAAAAAGGGGATGAGCGAATATCGTCCATCCCCCAATCACCAAGGGTTTCTGTTCAGGCGTCGTCATTCATCATCTGGCGACAGGGGCGCATCCAGATCAATCTCGACATCCTGCGTCAACGACGCCACGCGCGCCATGAACTCGGCGCCAAGCGGCTCAACGCGCTGTGGGTTGGCTTCCATGTCGCGGGCGAGAAAGCTGAGAAATGCCACCATTGCAGGATCTTCCTCGTCGCCGTTATCCTTCTGGAGAACAACGTCGCCATTAGCGGAAATATTGTACTTCAAGCGATCCTGCTTGCCCAGATTGAGCGCGCTGCGCACTTCCGCAGGCACCGTCGTCTGATACCGGTCGGTGAGCTTGGAGCTAGCTTGTAATGCGGTTTGCATGATCATTGATCCTCTTAACAATGAAACAGGTAATGCAATTGCATTGTCATGTCAAGATGCAGGCAATCATAGCCTACTTTGAGGCCTGACACTCACGCTGGACACTACGGCTGACACATCACCCATTCAGAAATGTCGAGACCCGGCATGCCACCCTGGCAATCTGGGCATTTGCGTTGGTGGAAGTCTGAGCCGTTGGCGCCGTAGCGGGCGCCGCAGATCGCGCCGGTCTCATCACGGCGGGCGCAGGTGAGCACCCAGACATATTGCAGATGGTCGGTGCCGGGCAGGTCTGTGCGCGCGATCAGGATCTGGTCATTGCGATTGATGTCGCCGGGAATGCGAGATGATTTCGCCATGGCTCAGGTCAGCTCCCCTGCAAAGGCTTTTTGGAGAAGGGATTGGCGGAGGTCCGCAAGATCTTGGAGCTTAGCTAGAACTTTTTCGACGATACCGTCGTTCACCTCTCTAAAGTGCGCAATTTGGTCTATAATTTTACCTTGTACCTTCTTGGGCGGGACGAGGACCGGAAAATTTGGAAAGTCTTTGATCGAAATTCTGTCCACAGTCGCGCCCTTGACGGTGCTTTTCCGGAGGAAGTCCTGAAAAAAGGGCGACAAATAGTAAGCCACAAAGAATTCTGGTGATACAATATCTTCGTTTAGTCGCACCAGTCCCATTCGTCGTCCAAGACAACACCGCATTCCCTCTGGAATGAGTCCAACCTGGCCTAGTCTAGTTTCATAAGAGAACACGACATCGCCGGCCTCTGGTTCGACGCGGCGCGTCCATTTAGCAAAGTCTTCTTCGGTGACATGACGTGTCTTTCCGAGTTCTATGCGTCCATCGATAAGGGACGAGATGCCTAAAAATAATGGCCCCTTATCAATTGTCTTTGGTGTAGCGTGTGGTCCGTCGAAGACTTCACCAACTTCACTTATCAAAAGCCGTTCCCAGCCATCCGACTCAGAAAAAATCTGAGATACTCCACTTGGAAAGAACTCCCGCGCGCTGGCGAGGTTGGCTTCGGTGTTTTCGCGGGCGCGGGCGAGGCCCTCAAAGGCCTCATCCAGCACCGCCACAATCCGCCTCTGCTCTTGGAGCGGGGGAAGCGGAATTGGCAGTGCCGCCAACTTTGTGGCGTTAAATCCACCTTGAGCCGCACCTTCAGTTCCTAGTGATATGTGCTGCCAGTACTCCGAAGTTTGGAAATAAAGATTCAGAAAAGACGACTCAACAATCTCGTCGTTTGGTCTGACCTTAATCAGGTACGATGCACAAACGGTGTCGGGCGCTTCGGATATCAGAAAGCTTTTCCCAGTGGTGGCGCCGGTTCGAGCGAAGACAATGTCGCCTTTGCTGACTGAATGTTTTGCGTGATCCTTTTCGGTGATCTTACAGTACGGCACTTGATCCCAATCTACCCGACCATCCTGAATGTCGGTAATACGCAAAAAGCGGGGTCCCACTGCGTCGCGTGCAGCTTTCGCGGTATAGCCGTATTTTATCTCCGAAAACTCGCCTAACGCTCGCAATTCCCACCCCGCCTTCACAGCAGCCCCCGGATATTCTCCAGAATCTCCGCCGTCTCACGGTCGCGCGCCAGCATGTCCTCGATGATCTCTTCGGGCGCGCGCAGCGGGGCCTCTTGCGGCGTGTTCGGGTTCTTCACAGAGAGGTCATAGGTCGCCTCATCCAGATCGGCGGTCTTGACCGTCCAGCTCTTCTCGCCTTCCTCGCGCGTCTTCTGGAGTTTCACGAACTCCACCATGTCCTGATCATTCAGCGGATTGGTCTTGCCGAGCGAGCGGCCGGGATCGAGCGCATAATACCAGGTCTCGCGTGTCGGCTTTCCCTTCTCGAAGAAGAGCACGACCGTCTTGACGCCCGCGCCCTGAAAAGTGCCGCCCGGACAGTCGAGCACGGTGTGCAGGTCGCAGGTCTCCAGCAGCTCCTTGCGA
This window harbors:
- a CDS encoding type II toxin-antitoxin system YhaV family toxin, with amino-acid sequence MTTPEQKPLVIGGWTIFAHPLFLAQLAELTSAVEKQKAKDPNGYHKKNTAKRLAAIQKIVTENIPADPAAAEFRQGDTLGAENKHWFRVKFFQQYRLFYRFNSKAKVIVLGWVNDEGTKRAYDSKTDAYRVFARMLDSGQPPGNWEELLGEAEQAEAGLGAAMKRV
- a CDS encoding type II toxin-antitoxin system PrlF family antitoxin produces the protein MQTALQASSKLTDRYQTTVPAEVRSALNLGKQDRLKYNISANGDVVLQKDNGDEEDPAMVAFLSFLARDMEANPQRVEPLGAEFMARVASLTQDVEIDLDAPLSPDDE
- a CDS encoding restriction endonuclease subunit S; amino-acid sequence: MKAGWELRALGEFSEIKYGYTAKAARDAVGPRFLRITDIQDGRVDWDQVPYCKITEKDHAKHSVSKGDIVFARTGATTGKSFLISEAPDTVCASYLIKVRPNDEIVESSFLNLYFQTSEYWQHISLGTEGAAQGGFNATKLAALPIPLPPLQEQRRIVAVLDEAFEGLARARENTEANLASAREFFPSGVSQIFSESDGWERLLISEVGEVFDGPHATPKTIDKGPLFLGISSLIDGRIELGKTRHVTEEDFAKWTRRVEPEAGDVVFSYETRLGQVGLIPEGMRCCLGRRMGLVRLNEDIVSPEFFVAYYLSPFFQDFLRKSTVKGATVDRISIKDFPNFPVLVPPKKVQGKIIDQIAHFREVNDGIVEKVLAKLQDLADLRQSLLQKAFAGELT